From Chryseobacterium salivictor, a single genomic window includes:
- a CDS encoding oxygenase MpaB family protein: MILRDFTLMGGYDFAYISKPLIFTGALKKGAVKRLKDTLEFWVNVTRENALKPNSEAYQWIVRTRLMHSYARLKIKEKTENWDDENWGEPINHWDMIATYTGFSLVFMQGLKKLGILISEEEENGVFHLWKYIGYLLGIPVAFLPDNRQQAVEQFYWWTTLQDKGDEDSVQLAKALLNENLENTIYTHAFQRKILKNLHQSMNWFLLDEKINERLQIPKPAKAFLIFPKIVLKGNQISQKIYLRNATKYQKLVEMGDEQQRKVLVDYIKHTPKDFHY; this comes from the coding sequence ATGATTTTGCGGGATTTCACTTTGATGGGCGGTTACGATTTCGCCTATATCAGTAAACCTCTAATCTTTACCGGAGCCTTAAAAAAAGGCGCCGTAAAACGATTGAAAGACACCCTGGAATTCTGGGTAAATGTCACCAGAGAAAATGCTTTGAAACCCAATTCAGAAGCTTATCAGTGGATTGTAAGAACTCGGCTAATGCATTCTTACGCCCGTTTAAAAATCAAAGAAAAGACGGAAAATTGGGATGACGAAAATTGGGGCGAACCGATCAATCATTGGGATATGATCGCCACTTATACCGGTTTTTCTTTAGTTTTCATGCAGGGCTTAAAAAAATTGGGAATTCTGATTTCGGAGGAAGAAGAAAATGGTGTTTTTCATCTATGGAAATATATCGGTTATCTGCTGGGAATTCCTGTGGCCTTTTTGCCGGATAACCGCCAGCAGGCCGTGGAACAGTTTTATTGGTGGACGACTCTTCAGGATAAAGGTGATGAAGATTCGGTGCAGTTAGCAAAAGCTTTGCTGAATGAAAATTTGGAAAACACCATTTACACCCATGCCTTTCAACGAAAAATATTGAAAAATCTGCATCAAAGTATGAACTGGTTTTTATTGGACGAGAAAATTAATGAAAGACTTCAAATTCCGAAACCAGCAAAAGCATTTTTAATTTTCCCGAAAATCGTTTTGAAAGGAAATCAAATTTCTCAGAAAATCTATTTACGCAATGCCACCAAATATCAAAAACTGGTAGAAATGGGAGATGAACAGCAGCGGAAAGTTTTGGTAGATTATATTAAACATACTCCGAAAGATTTTCATTATTAA
- a CDS encoding DUF4230 domain-containing protein, with amino-acid sequence MNFSKFKIVLWSLGVLMVIFLGFFLYQMTQSQNINSVMTVLMLILGLILGGIIAFLASKKMTADPAVITESSHTIAESMRKVFKVVSAEGHFNEIYNYEETTKIFNFIPSKKKALVIVQAKVLVGYDFEKFRWEIDEQNRKVKLLNFPAPEILSTETDYKYYNIEEQFFNLFSKDDLAKIQQNGKQQVIEAAKKSHLPEVAAEQMRTLLTELLAAKNFFLENASVISDSKNRIDYQSSLHQQSKNNLFF; translated from the coding sequence ATGAATTTCAGTAAATTTAAAATTGTTCTTTGGTCTTTAGGGGTTTTGATGGTTATTTTTCTGGGATTTTTCCTGTATCAAATGACACAAAGTCAGAATATCAATTCGGTAATGACGGTATTAATGTTGATTCTGGGACTTATTCTCGGCGGAATTATTGCTTTTTTGGCTTCCAAAAAAATGACGGCTGATCCGGCGGTAATTACAGAAAGCTCGCATACAATTGCTGAAAGTATGCGCAAGGTTTTCAAAGTGGTTTCTGCGGAAGGACATTTTAATGAAATCTACAATTACGAAGAGACGACCAAAATCTTTAATTTTATTCCATCAAAAAAGAAAGCTCTGGTGATTGTTCAGGCCAAAGTTTTGGTGGGTTATGATTTTGAAAAATTTCGGTGGGAAATCGATGAACAGAACCGAAAAGTAAAACTGCTGAATTTTCCGGCGCCGGAAATTCTTTCGACCGAAACGGATTATAAATACTATAATATCGAGGAACAGTTTTTCAATCTTTTCAGCAAAGATGATCTGGCCAAGATTCAACAAAACGGAAAACAGCAAGTCATTGAAGCAGCTAAAAAATCCCATCTCCCGGAAGTGGCAGCAGAACAGATGCGGACTTTACTTACGGAGCTTTTGGCAGCTAAAAATTTTTTCCTGGAAAATGCCAGTGTTATTTCCGACAGCAAAAACCGAATCGATTACCAATCATCTTTACATCAGCAATCAAAAAATAACCTGTTTTTTTGA
- a CDS encoding LuxE/PaaK family acyltransferase, whose amino-acid sequence MVKNIFNIKTVTDFQQKCLETFHYQYQNIEVYRKFVDYLNIKPDDIQEIEKIPFLPIEMFKNHTILDRNKNTDLFFQSSGTTQMNLSKHWIADENLYQESIEKSFGQFIGKPEDYIFLGLLPSYLEKQNSSLIYMVDFLMKKSGKPENGYFLYNHEDLFELLNQLSKENKKVILFGVSFALLDFLDFAQTNHHTITSSDQLIIIETGGMKGRKEEMTKDELLNIFHKGFGTDKIYSEYSMTELLSQAYSLGQNIYESPNWMRILIRNTEDPFSYVEDGRNGAINIIDLANRHSCSFIATQDLGRIETNSEINSVKNDDAIISNRFQVLGRIDHSDIRGCSLLVS is encoded by the coding sequence GTGGTTAAAAATATTTTCAATATCAAGACAGTAACCGATTTCCAACAAAAATGTCTGGAAACTTTCCATTATCAATATCAAAATATCGAGGTTTACAGAAAGTTTGTTGATTATTTAAACATCAAACCGGATGATATTCAGGAAATTGAAAAAATTCCTTTTCTGCCTATTGAAATGTTTAAAAATCACACGATTTTGGATCGAAATAAAAACACCGATTTGTTTTTCCAAAGTTCAGGAACCACGCAGATGAACCTTTCAAAACATTGGATTGCTGACGAAAACCTTTATCAGGAAAGCATTGAGAAAAGTTTCGGGCAGTTTATCGGAAAACCGGAAGATTATATTTTTCTCGGATTATTGCCGAGTTATCTGGAAAAGCAAAATTCTTCCTTAATTTATATGGTCGATTTTCTGATGAAAAAATCAGGAAAACCGGAGAACGGATATTTCCTTTACAATCACGAGGATTTATTTGAATTATTAAATCAACTCTCAAAAGAAAATAAAAAAGTCATTCTGTTCGGCGTTTCTTTTGCGCTTTTAGACTTCCTGGATTTCGCACAAACCAATCATCACACCATCACCTCATCAGATCAGCTCATCATCATCGAAACCGGCGGAATGAAGGGACGAAAAGAGGAAATGACCAAAGATGAACTTTTGAATATCTTTCATAAAGGTTTCGGAACCGACAAAATTTACTCGGAATATTCGATGACCGAATTGCTTTCACAAGCCTATTCCTTAGGCCAGAATATCTACGAAAGTCCCAACTGGATGCGCATTCTCATCAGAAACACCGAAGACCCTTTTTCGTATGTTGAAGACGGAAGAAACGGTGCGATCAATATCATCGACTTGGCCAACCGGCATTCCTGCAGTTTTATTGCGACGCAGGATTTGGGTAGAATTGAGACCAATTCTGAAATTAATTCCGTCAAGAATGACGATGCTATTATTTCCAATCGGTTTCAGGTTTTGGGCCGGATCGACCATTCCGATATTCGCGGTTGCAGTTTGCTGGTTTCTTAA
- a CDS encoding alpha-amylase family glycosyl hydrolase has protein sequence MKYFYTLILALMLPVFSVAQQQEITYSVNPPTFNETEAVTVTFTVNETAFGVASSHALYLWAWSFDSNNSQADCPTNGTWAASNAANKLTYVSSSGNTGTYTFTMNTVKSFYGNRANPLSKIGFLVKTVSGSVQSKDILVNVGKFQFNLTNPVQGSTNVVASGTVINITGTSTLPSNFVIKANGNPVYTSSAASTILNFPYTVTQDAAMEVVATDAATGTTVVSKTFTVALSIPVQTAAIPSYMRQGISYDPVDPTKVGLAIYAPLKAYVHVIGSFNNWAVSANYLMKKDTVNPDLYWLEVTGLTPQQVYTFQYRTADGIKVADPYSTLVLSPDDDQWINQYANVYPNLPAYPAGQSFDVSVIQTAKPAYNWTITNFNKPAKENLIVYELLVRDFTTEKTWQSLINKISYLKSLNINAVELMPVMEFDGNNSWGYNTGFHYALDKAYGTPEKFKEFIDLCHQNGIAVILDIALNHATGRSPLTRMWMIDPDGDGYGDPAADNPYFNQVAKHSYSVFNDFNHSSSATKYYVNRVLEQWIKEYKVDGFRWDLTKGFTQACSAGDDVCTNKYQQDRVNILKAYADNQWSYDPTSFIIFEHLGTDSEEAQWANYKVNEGKGVMMWDKETTPYNENTMGFAPNSNFNRVNYQVHGFTQRRAMSYGESHDEERLMYKNITFGGSAGTYNVRDLATSLQRQKAYGAVFLTVPGPKMIWQFAELGFDKSIYTCENGTVNTETDSTPGDCKLDPKPSAFGLAYDQDAARKSVYDTWAKILELRLSNDVFNTTDFKVESGNLMPRIFINNTSTASALKNVVVLANFTLTSQNMVPDFPYTGNWVNLMDNSSLSVTNTATPVTVEPGGFRIFGNAAALGTDEVIGNKSSVSLKLIQNPVTNGNATVRYTNAKNGTIAIYDLAGVLVKTVKASKDNGDDTISINGLKSGIYLIQLKSEKGVAVTKMMVK, from the coding sequence ATGAAATATTTTTACACCCTCATTCTGGCCTTGATGCTTCCGGTTTTTTCGGTCGCCCAGCAGCAGGAGATTACGTACTCGGTAAACCCGCCGACTTTCAATGAAACGGAAGCAGTTACGGTGACTTTTACTGTAAATGAAACAGCATTTGGAGTCGCATCCTCCCATGCACTCTATCTTTGGGCCTGGTCTTTTGACTCCAATAATTCGCAGGCAGACTGCCCGACAAACGGAACGTGGGCTGCTTCGAATGCTGCCAATAAATTGACCTACGTATCGAGTTCTGGTAATACAGGAACGTATACTTTTACCATGAATACGGTAAAATCCTTTTATGGAAACCGTGCAAATCCCCTGTCTAAAATTGGATTTCTGGTTAAAACGGTAAGTGGATCCGTTCAGTCAAAGGATATTTTGGTGAATGTGGGTAAATTTCAGTTTAATTTAACCAATCCTGTCCAGGGAAGTACCAATGTCGTTGCTTCAGGAACGGTGATTAATATTACAGGAACTTCAACTCTGCCTTCGAACTTTGTAATTAAAGCCAATGGAAATCCGGTGTACACGAGCTCCGCTGCTTCTACAATTTTGAATTTTCCATACACAGTGACGCAGGATGCTGCGATGGAAGTTGTTGCGACCGATGCAGCAACAGGAACAACAGTGGTGAGTAAAACATTTACAGTGGCGCTTTCAATTCCGGTTCAGACTGCGGCGATTCCTTCGTACATGAGACAGGGGATTTCGTATGATCCGGTAGATCCAACTAAAGTAGGTTTGGCAATTTATGCTCCTTTAAAAGCGTATGTTCATGTGATCGGAAGTTTTAATAACTGGGCGGTAAGCGCTAATTATTTAATGAAAAAAGATACGGTAAATCCTGATCTTTATTGGTTGGAAGTTACGGGACTTACGCCGCAGCAGGTTTATACATTCCAGTACAGAACGGCGGACGGAATTAAAGTCGCGGATCCTTATTCAACTTTAGTTTTATCACCGGATGATGATCAATGGATTAACCAGTATGCTAATGTTTACCCCAATCTTCCGGCATATCCTGCAGGACAAAGCTTTGATGTATCTGTAATCCAGACAGCGAAACCGGCTTATAACTGGACGATTACCAATTTTAATAAACCGGCAAAAGAAAACCTAATCGTTTACGAATTATTGGTGAGAGACTTTACCACCGAAAAAACCTGGCAGTCACTGATCAATAAAATATCTTATTTAAAGTCATTGAATATCAATGCGGTGGAATTGATGCCGGTAATGGAATTTGATGGAAATAATTCCTGGGGATACAATACCGGATTTCATTATGCTTTAGATAAAGCATACGGAACGCCGGAGAAATTCAAAGAGTTTATCGATCTGTGTCATCAAAACGGAATTGCCGTAATTCTTGATATTGCCTTAAATCATGCCACCGGAAGAAGTCCTTTGACCAGAATGTGGATGATCGATCCCGATGGGGATGGTTATGGTGATCCTGCGGCCGATAATCCTTATTTCAATCAGGTTGCAAAACATTCTTACAGTGTGTTTAATGACTTTAACCATTCAAGTTCTGCTACTAAATATTATGTGAATCGTGTTCTTGAACAATGGATTAAAGAATATAAAGTAGATGGTTTCCGTTGGGATTTAACAAAAGGGTTTACCCAGGCATGTTCGGCAGGCGATGATGTTTGTACCAATAAATACCAGCAAGATCGGGTGAATATTCTGAAAGCGTATGCCGATAATCAATGGAGTTATGATCCTACATCGTTTATTATTTTCGAACATTTAGGAACCGATTCTGAAGAAGCACAATGGGCAAACTACAAAGTGAATGAAGGAAAAGGCGTGATGATGTGGGACAAAGAAACCACTCCCTACAATGAAAATACAATGGGCTTTGCGCCGAACAGCAACTTCAACAGGGTGAATTATCAGGTGCATGGCTTTACGCAAAGAAGAGCAATGAGTTATGGCGAAAGCCACGATGAAGAAAGACTGATGTATAAAAATATCACTTTCGGTGGATCTGCAGGAACTTACAACGTAAGAGATTTAGCAACTTCCCTTCAAAGACAAAAAGCGTACGGCGCGGTTTTCTTAACAGTTCCGGGACCAAAGATGATTTGGCAGTTTGCGGAATTAGGTTTCGACAAAAGCATTTATACCTGCGAAAACGGTACTGTAAATACAGAAACTGATTCAACTCCGGGAGACTGTAAATTAGATCCAAAACCATCGGCGTTTGGTTTGGCCTATGATCAGGATGCTGCCAGAAAATCAGTGTATGATACGTGGGCGAAAATTTTGGAATTAAGATTATCGAATGACGTTTTCAATACTACAGATTTCAAGGTTGAATCGGGAAACTTAATGCCGAGAATCTTTATCAATAATACTTCGACTGCAAGCGCGTTGAAAAATGTGGTTGTTTTAGCAAACTTCACCTTGACTTCTCAAAACATGGTTCCTGATTTCCCTTATACCGGAAACTGGGTCAATTTAATGGATAACAGTTCGCTTTCTGTAACAAACACCGCAACTCCGGTTACGGTTGAACCGGGAGGTTTCAGGATTTTCGGAAATGCTGCGGCTTTGGGAACAGATGAAGTGATTGGGAATAAAAGTTCAGTTTCTTTAAAATTGATTCAAAATCCGGTAACCAATGGAAATGCAACTGTTCGTTATACCAATGCGAAAAACGGAACCATTGCGATTTATGATCTTGCAGGAGTTTTGGTTAAAACAGTAAAAGCTTCTAAAGATAACGGTGATGACACGATTTCTATCAACGGATTAAAATCCGGGATTTATTTAATTCAGTTGAAATCTGAAAAGGGAGTTGCGGTTACAAAAATGATGGTGAAATAA
- the aceB gene encoding malate synthase A: METATQFQIVPQEEYSDIFTSELLVFLAELHVNFNNRRTALLQSRKLKQIEFDHRQLPKFLAETEEIRNGKWSCNPLPTDLLDRRVEITGPVERKMVINALNSGASAFMADFEDSNSPTWENCMEGQRNLSDAVNRTISFESENGKKYELGENAATLLVRPRGLHLEEKNIKINGERTSGSLIDFGIYFFRNAERLIENGSGPYFYLPKLEHYNEAKWWNDVFKFSQDYLGIPQGTIKATVLIETITAAFQLDEILFELKEHSSGLNCGRWDYIFSYIKKFRNLPEFLVPDRDQVTMTSPFMSAYSKRVIQVCHRRNVHAMGGMAAQIPVKNNEKENEIAYAKVRADKEREVKNGHDGTWVAHPGLVSVAKKIFDEFMPMPNQIGKKFEDYHISEENLLEIPKGTITENGVRKNINVGILYIESWLMGIGAAALYNLMEDAATAEISRTQIWQWLKNEAKLEDGRTLMPEMVLHWQEEELEKIKNYVGEERFRSGKFELATELFDDLVLNDNFEEFLTLKAYQFI, from the coding sequence ATGGAAACGGCAACACAATTTCAGATCGTCCCTCAGGAAGAGTACAGCGACATTTTCACTTCTGAATTATTGGTCTTTTTGGCGGAACTTCATGTTAATTTCAACAATAGAAGAACTGCTCTTCTTCAGTCAAGAAAATTGAAGCAAATCGAATTCGATCACCGCCAGCTTCCAAAATTTTTAGCAGAAACAGAGGAAATCAGAAACGGGAAGTGGAGTTGTAATCCTTTGCCAACAGATTTACTCGACAGAAGAGTGGAGATTACCGGACCGGTTGAACGAAAAATGGTGATCAATGCTTTGAATTCAGGCGCTTCCGCTTTCATGGCAGATTTTGAAGACAGCAATTCGCCGACTTGGGAAAATTGTATGGAAGGACAAAGAAATCTTTCCGATGCCGTCAACAGAACCATCAGTTTCGAAAGTGAAAACGGTAAAAAATATGAATTGGGCGAAAACGCAGCCACGCTTTTGGTTCGCCCCCGTGGTCTTCATTTAGAAGAAAAAAATATTAAAATCAATGGTGAAAGAACTTCCGGTTCTTTAATCGATTTTGGAATTTATTTCTTTAGAAATGCTGAAAGATTAATTGAAAATGGAAGTGGACCTTATTTTTATTTGCCAAAATTGGAACATTATAATGAAGCAAAATGGTGGAATGATGTTTTTAAATTTTCACAGGATTATCTAGGAATCCCGCAGGGTACCATTAAAGCAACAGTTCTCATTGAAACCATTACCGCCGCTTTCCAACTGGATGAAATTTTATTTGAATTAAAAGAACACAGTTCCGGCCTCAATTGCGGACGGTGGGATTATATTTTCTCTTACATTAAAAAGTTTCGGAATCTTCCCGAATTTTTAGTTCCCGACAGGGATCAAGTGACCATGACTTCGCCTTTTATGAGTGCTTATTCCAAAAGAGTGATTCAGGTTTGTCATAGAAGAAATGTTCACGCGATGGGCGGAATGGCGGCGCAAATTCCCGTGAAAAATAACGAAAAAGAAAACGAAATCGCTTATGCGAAAGTCCGCGCGGATAAAGAACGCGAAGTGAAAAATGGTCATGACGGAACGTGGGTCGCCCATCCGGGATTGGTTTCGGTTGCAAAAAAAATCTTTGATGAATTCATGCCGATGCCAAATCAGATCGGTAAAAAATTCGAAGACTACCATATTTCCGAAGAAAATCTACTCGAAATTCCAAAAGGGACCATTACTGAAAATGGCGTTCGGAAAAATATTAATGTCGGAATTCTCTACATCGAATCTTGGTTAATGGGCATTGGCGCTGCTGCTTTGTATAATTTAATGGAAGATGCGGCAACTGCAGAAATATCCCGAACCCAAATTTGGCAATGGCTGAAAAATGAAGCAAAATTAGAAGACGGCCGAACATTAATGCCCGAAATGGTTTTGCACTGGCAGGAAGAGGAATTGGAGAAAATCAAAAATTATGTCGGTGAAGAACGGTTCAGAAGTGGAAAGTTTGAACTCGCTACCGAACTTTTTGATGACCTTGTTCTCAATGATAATTTCGAAGAATTCCTGACTTTGAAAGCGTATCAGTTTATTTAA
- a CDS encoding 6-pyruvoyl trahydropterin synthase family protein, translating into MIRITKIFTFETAHVLYNYDGKCKNMHGHSYKLFVTVKGNPINDLDHPKNGMVVDFGDIKKIVKSQIIDVWDHAVMLNGISPHKQLGEDLEGKGHKVIYCGYQPTCENMLYDIADKIKKQLPEAVSLAYLKLHETENSYGEWFAEDQV; encoded by the coding sequence ATGATACGCATTACCAAAATTTTCACGTTCGAAACCGCCCACGTTCTCTACAATTACGACGGCAAATGCAAAAATATGCACGGACATTCCTACAAACTTTTTGTTACGGTAAAAGGAAATCCAATCAATGATTTAGACCATCCAAAAAACGGAATGGTCGTAGATTTTGGAGACATTAAAAAAATCGTAAAATCACAGATTATCGATGTTTGGGATCATGCGGTGATGCTCAATGGTATTTCGCCACACAAACAATTGGGTGAGGATCTGGAGGGAAAAGGTCATAAAGTGATTTATTGCGGTTACCAGCCGACGTGTGAAAATATGCTTTACGATATCGCAGACAAAATAAAAAAACAACTTCCCGAAGCCGTATCTCTGGCTTATCTTAAACTGCACGAAACCGAAAACTCTTACGGAGAATGGTTTGCAGAAGATCAAGTTTAA
- the gap gene encoding type I glyceraldehyde-3-phosphate dehydrogenase: MSTIKVGINGFGRIGRLVFRAMAERENIEVVGINDLINAEYMAYMLKYDSVHGEFKGEVSVEGNDLIVNGKRIRVTAERDPNNLKWNEVGAEYIVESTGLFLSKEAAQAHINAGAKKVILSAPSKDDTPMFVMGVNHKELTDDIKIFSNASCTTNCLAPIAKVMHDNFGIVEGLMTTVHATTATQKTVDGPSVKDWRGGRSALNNIIPSSTGAAKAVGKVIPALNGKLTGMSFRVPTADVSVVDLTVRLEKPTSYEEICQAMKAASEGELKGILGYTEDAVVSQDFVGEKRTSVFDKDAGIMLSPQFVKIVSWYDNEMGYSNKLADLLVHSASL; encoded by the coding sequence ATGTCAACAATCAAAGTAGGAATCAATGGATTCGGTAGAATTGGTCGTCTTGTTTTCAGAGCAATGGCCGAAAGAGAAAACATCGAAGTTGTAGGAATCAACGACCTTATCAATGCCGAATACATGGCTTATATGCTTAAGTATGATTCTGTACACGGTGAATTTAAAGGTGAGGTTTCTGTAGAAGGAAATGACCTTATCGTGAATGGAAAAAGAATCAGAGTAACTGCCGAAAGAGACCCTAACAACTTGAAATGGAACGAAGTAGGCGCAGAATATATCGTAGAATCTACAGGGTTATTCCTTTCTAAAGAAGCTGCACAAGCGCACATCAACGCCGGTGCGAAAAAAGTAATCCTTTCTGCCCCTTCGAAAGATGATACGCCAATGTTTGTAATGGGAGTGAATCACAAAGAATTGACAGACGATATCAAAATTTTCTCTAACGCTTCCTGTACCACCAACTGTTTGGCGCCGATTGCGAAAGTTATGCACGACAACTTCGGAATTGTAGAAGGTTTAATGACTACGGTTCACGCAACTACTGCTACCCAAAAAACCGTTGACGGACCATCTGTAAAAGACTGGAGAGGTGGCCGTTCTGCTTTGAACAACATCATTCCTTCCTCTACAGGTGCTGCAAAAGCAGTAGGAAAAGTAATCCCTGCATTGAACGGGAAATTAACCGGAATGTCTTTCAGAGTACCAACAGCAGACGTTTCTGTAGTTGACTTAACCGTGAGATTAGAAAAACCAACTTCTTATGAAGAAATCTGTCAGGCAATGAAAGCTGCGTCAGAAGGTGAATTAAAAGGAATTTTAGGCTACACAGAAGATGCAGTAGTTTCCCAGGATTTCGTAGGTGAAAAAAGAACTTCAGTATTTGATAAAGATGCTGGAATTATGTTGTCTCCACAATTCGTGAAAATCGTTTCCTGGTACGATAACGAAATGGGATATTCTAACAAATTAGCTGATTTATTGGTGCATTCTGCTTCTTTATAG
- the aceA gene encoding isocitrate lyase gives MNKQEQIQQLEKEWLESPRWNGIKRPYSAEKVLKLRGSYQLDYTIAKLMSEKLWEKLNNQDFVAGLGALTGNQAVQEVDAGLEAIYLSGWQVAADANLSGEMYPDQSLYPANSVPSVVKRINNALLRADQIQSVNEVDEENCKEYLVPIVADAEAGFGGNLNAFELMKQMIEAGAAGVHFEDQLSSAKKCGHLGGKVLVPTQEAVNKLIAARLAADVCGVPTLLVARTDADAADLLTSDIDERDRKFVTGKRTPEGFYEVKNGVEQGIDRGLAYAPYADLIWMETSNPDLAYARKFAEGIHAKFPEKMLAYNCSPSFNWAAKLSVPEMETFREELAAMGYKFQFITLAGFHALNTSMFELALAYKERGMAGYSELQEREFALQSKGFRAVKHQNFVGTSYFDEVQTVVTDGNSSTTALAGSTETEQFH, from the coding sequence ATGAACAAGCAAGAACAAATCCAGCAACTGGAAAAAGAATGGTTGGAAAGCCCAAGATGGAATGGTATAAAAAGACCGTATTCCGCAGAAAAAGTATTGAAACTCAGAGGGTCTTATCAACTCGATTATACCATCGCCAAATTGATGTCGGAGAAATTATGGGAGAAATTAAATAATCAGGATTTTGTGGCAGGATTAGGTGCTTTAACCGGAAATCAAGCGGTACAGGAAGTTGATGCCGGTTTGGAAGCGATTTATCTTTCTGGTTGGCAGGTTGCTGCCGATGCGAATTTGAGCGGGGAAATGTATCCGGATCAAAGCTTATATCCAGCGAATTCTGTTCCGTCTGTGGTGAAAAGAATCAATAATGCTTTATTGCGTGCAGATCAAATTCAGTCTGTAAATGAAGTGGATGAAGAGAACTGCAAAGAATATCTGGTTCCGATCGTTGCTGATGCAGAAGCTGGTTTTGGTGGTAATTTGAATGCTTTTGAACTGATGAAGCAAATGATTGAAGCCGGTGCGGCCGGAGTTCATTTCGAAGACCAATTGTCTTCAGCAAAAAAATGTGGACATTTAGGTGGGAAAGTTCTGGTGCCGACTCAGGAAGCGGTAAATAAACTCATTGCGGCGCGCCTGGCTGCTGATGTTTGTGGTGTTCCAACACTTTTGGTAGCCAGAACCGATGCTGATGCGGCGGATTTGTTAACCTCGGATATCGACGAAAGAGACCGGAAATTCGTGACAGGCAAAAGAACACCTGAAGGTTTCTATGAAGTGAAAAACGGAGTAGAGCAGGGAATCGACAGAGGTTTGGCTTATGCGCCTTACGCTGATTTGATCTGGATGGAAACTTCAAATCCCGATTTAGCGTACGCCAGAAAATTCGCTGAAGGGATTCACGCAAAATTCCCGGAAAAAATGCTCGCTTACAACTGTTCCCCTTCTTTCAACTGGGCTGCAAAATTATCCGTTCCCGAAATGGAAACGTTCCGCGAAGAATTGGCCGCGATGGGTTATAAATTCCAGTTCATCACTTTGGCGGGTTTCCATGCTTTAAATACCTCCATGTTCGAGTTGGCTTTGGCTTATAAAGAAAGAGGAATGGCAGGCTACAGCGAATTACAGGAAAGAGAATTTGCACTTCAATCGAAAGGTTTCCGCGCCGTAAAACATCAGAATTTCGTCGGAACTTCTTATTTTGACGAAGTGCAAACCGTAGTTACCGATGGAAATTCATCTACAACGGCTTTGGCTGGATCAACTGAAACTGAGCAATTTCATTGA
- a CDS encoding UDP-2,3-diacylglucosamine diphosphatase, which produces MKINLEQNKKIYFASDQHFGAPTPKESKVREEKFIRWLDEIKADAQVLFLMGDLFDFWHEWNHVIPKGYVRVLGKLAELKDSGIELFMFVGNHDLWMKNYFEEEIGCKVYFDKQYFEINGKNFLLAHGDGLGPGDKGYKRMKKLFTNPLAQWAFKWLHPDIAMKIAIYFSTKNKMISGEEDKEFLGEDKEFLIIYSKEKLKAEEIDYFVYGHRHLPMILDLENGSAQYINLGDWISYFTYGEFQTHFKLKSYKTGVTEVFIGDTTS; this is translated from the coding sequence ATGAAAATCAATTTAGAACAAAATAAAAAAATCTATTTCGCTTCTGATCAGCATTTTGGTGCACCAACTCCGAAAGAAAGTAAGGTTCGCGAGGAGAAATTTATCCGCTGGCTCGACGAAATTAAAGCAGATGCCCAGGTTTTATTCCTCATGGGAGATTTGTTTGATTTCTGGCACGAATGGAATCACGTTATTCCGAAAGGATATGTCCGGGTTTTAGGGAAATTGGCCGAATTAAAAGATTCAGGAATTGAACTGTTCATGTTCGTCGGCAATCACGATTTGTGGATGAAAAATTATTTTGAAGAAGAAATAGGATGTAAAGTTTATTTTGATAAACAGTATTTCGAAATCAACGGAAAGAATTTTCTTCTCGCACACGGCGACGGTTTAGGTCCAGGCGATAAAGGCTATAAAAGAATGAAAAAACTTTTTACCAATCCTTTGGCGCAGTGGGCTTTCAAGTGGTTGCATCCGGATATTGCGATGAAAATAGCCATTTATTTTTCAACAAAAAACAAAATGATTTCCGGGGAGGAAGACAAAGAGTTTCTTGGCGAAGACAAAGAATTTCTGATCATTTATTCCAAAGAAAAACTCAAAGCAGAAGAAATCGATTATTTCGTTTATGGTCACCGGCATTTACCGATGATTCTGGACTTAGAAAACGGCAGCGCCCAATACATCAACCTCGGTGACTGGATTTCTTATTTTACGTATGGGGAATTTCAAACTCACTTTAAATTAAAGTCTTATAAAACTGGAGTCACAGAAGTTTTTATCGGAGATACGACTTCGTAA